Sequence from the Marinobacter gudaonensis genome:
TTCCCGGATGGCCCGGCTGGCAATCTCGAACCAGCGGCGGGAGCCGTCCCGATGGGTGATCTCCAGAGTCATGGTGGCGTAGCCGTCATCCCGCAAGCGGTTGCGGGTCTCTGCCAGTTGCTGGGCCACGTTGCTTCCCTGGAACACCTCTTCCAGCGCCTTGCCGCGCAGCTCTTCCGGCCAGAAGCCCAGAAGCCGCCAGGACGCCGGTGTGGCATCAATAAAGCGCCCGTCCGGGGCGTGGCGGGAAATGAGATCGGTGGTGTTCTCGGTAATCAGCCGATACAGGCGGCTGGCGCGGGTGGCGTCTTCCCGGGTGAGTACGTCATCGGTGGCGTCCCGGGCCCGAGCAAGTACACGATCCGAGCCGGTATCCGGGATGAACGTCCACACCAGAATGGTGGAACCGATCCGGGCTTCCACATGCTCAATGGCCCGTCGCTGCCCCAGCGATGCAGCGGCCAGTGCCCGGACATTGACTGGCAGAAGCCGGGATGGTGACGCCAGCGCCTTCTCCTGGCAAAGAGCGTTGCTGGCTCGATTTCCTTCCAGTACGGCGCCGCTGGCATCAAGGAGCAGCGCGGGTTGCGGGTCGGCCTCGTGCAAACTAAATACACTGGAAGAGGAAGCATCGTTCATGGCTGCGACATGTGGTATGTGCACTATAATACGTTGGTGTAATTTCTAGTATTTATTCTATCAAATACTATTTTGGCCAGCTGAAAGTATAGCCAGTTCTGTGATATTCCTGAATACGCCATAAGAACAACAGCCGCCGAGAGGACCACACCATGACCTCGATTTTTGATCAGGGCCTCGCGCCCGTTGATGCCAACTACGCCGTTCAGTCCCCTATTGATTTCATTGAACGTACCGCCACTGTCTACCCCGAGTACCCGGCGGTGATTCACGGCGCTATCCGGTATACCTGGGCCCAGACCTACGAGCGCTGTCGTCGTCTGGCGTCCGCCCTGCAGGGGCGTGGTATTGGTCGCGGTGACACGGTGGCAGTCATGCTGCCCAACATTCCGGCCATGGTGGAGTCCCACTTTGGCGTGCCCATGATCGGCGCCGTGCTCAACACTCTGAACGTCCGCCTGGATGCCGAGGCCATTGCCTTCATGCTGGAACATGGCGAAGCGAAAGTTGTGATCGCCGATCGGGAATTCGGCGAGGTGATCCGCGATGCGGTCAGTCGTCTCGACACCAAACCCCTGGTGATCGACGTGGACGATCCTGAATACGGCGAAGGTGTTCAGGTGAGCGATCTGGATTACGAGGCTTTCCTGCGGGAAGGGGATCCTGCCTTCCAGTGGCAGTTCCCGGAGAACGAATGGGATGCCATTTCCCTGAACTACACCTCGGGCACCACCGGTAATCCCAAAGGCGTGGTGTACCACCACCGGGGCGCCTATCTGAACGCCTTGGGGAACCAGGCGGTGTGGTCCATGGACATGCATCCGGTGTACCTGTGGACCCTGCCGATGTTCCACTGCAATGGCTGGTGTTTCCCCTGGACCATCACCGCCATGGCGGGAACCCACGTGTGCCTGCGCCGGGTGGACCCGGAGAAGATTCTCCAGTTGATCCGCGATCACCAGGTGACCCACATGTGCGGCGCACCGATTGTCCTGAATGCGCTGCTGAACGTGCCGGAATCCGCCAAGGCGGGGATCGATCACGAGGTCAAATCCATGACCGCCGGTGCGGCGCCGCCCGCTCAGGTGATCGGTGCCATCGAGGAAATGGGCATTCAGGTGACGCACGTTTATGGCCTGACCGAAGTTTACGGCCCGGTAACCGTGTGTGCCTGGAAGTCGGAATGGGATGCACTGCCCCTGCACGACCGGGCCCGCAAAAAGGCCCGCCAGGGCGTTCGTTACCACACCCTGGGCGGCACCATGGTGGGTGATCCGAACACCATGGAACCGGTACCGAAGGACGGCAAGACCATCGGGGAAATCTTCCTGCGCGGCAATACCGTGATGAAGGGGTATCTGAAGAACCCCAAGGCCACCGAGGAAGCCTTCCGGGGTGGCTGGTTCCATACCGGCGACCTGGCGGTATGGCACGAAGACGGCTACATGGAAATCAAGGACCGGTTGAAGGACATCATCATTTCCGGTGGCGAAAACATCTCCACCATCGAGGTGGAAGATACCCTGTACCGTCACCCGGCCGTCCTTGAGGCGGCGGTGGTTGCCCGGCCCGACGAAAAGTGGGGTGAGACACCCTGCGCCTTTGTCACCCTCAAGCCGGAAGCCGGCCAGGTGACCGAGGAAGACATCATCACCTTCTGCCGGGAGCATCTGGCGCGCTTTAAAGTGCCCAAGACCGTGGTGTTCTCGGAGCTGCCCAAGACCTCTACAGGCAAAATCCAGAAGTTTGTTCTGCGGGACCAGGCCAAAGAGCTGGACTGAGCCCTCCGCTTCGGCGACGCCAACCTCTGTGTGTCCTTGGGAGGCCTTGAGCCTCCCTTTTTTTGCAGGTCGGGTTTTGCTGTTCGGCGCCTGGCTGTTTCATTTTGACAAAATGTCATTTCGTGACAATTTGTCTGATATTTGCCCGTTACGCCTTCCTTCGCGCTGCTCGCCGGGTTTACACTGACCTCTCTGGTGAATTTTTGCCCGCTCTTCGTTCAGGATAACAACACAAGAAAAACGGGAGGCAGTTATGACCATCAGCTCCACGCCCGAGGGCGTCTCCGTTGAGCCCAGGCATCTGCGGTTCGATGTCAGCGAAGATCTGAAAACGCTCTGGCACGGCAACGACGCATTCCGTACCGCTTTTTTCAACGCGCTGTCGCTGCAGTTTCCCGACGGCGAACAGCAGTTCATCAATGCCGTGAGGCTGTACCGTGACCGGATTGAAGACCCCAAGCTGAAAGCGGAAATCCGGGGCTTTATCGGACAGGAAGCCCTGCACAGCCGTGAGCACAGGGAATACAACGACGCCCTGAAAGCCCGTGGTTATGACATCGACGCCCTCGACCGGCGTTTTCGCAAGCACATGGAGTGGGTGGGCAAGCTGCCGCCGAGCAGGCAACTGGCGGGCACCTGCGGTGCGGAACACTACACGGCGGTTCTGGCCAACGCCATTCTGCGCCACCCGGAATGGATGGAAGGGGCATCGCCGACGATGGCCAGGCTCTGGCGCTGGCACGCCATTGAGGAAACCGAGCATAAATCGGTGGCGTTCGATGTCTACCGGGAATGTGTGGGCAACGAGCGGCTGCGCCGGATCGTGTTCCTGTTTGTCACCTGGAATTTCTTCAAGTACACCTTTCTGAATACCTGCAGCCTGCTGAAGACCGATGGCAAGCTCTGGAGCCTGCGCACCTGGCTGGGCGGCATCAACTTTCTGTGGGGAAAGCCGGGCGTGTTACGTACTTGCCTGCCCGAGTTCCTGGCGTACTTCCGCAAGGGATTTCACCCCTGGCAGCAGGACAACCGGGACTTGCTTGAGCGTACGCTCAAGGAGCTTGAACTGGCGCCTCCGGCACGTTAGCGTCTCGTTGCTGAAATTCTGGTCAGGTTGTGTAAGACTGGTCGACACCAAAAATAATGACAAAAAAGGGCGCTTCCGGCCAGGAAGCGGTCCGGAGCTGGAGGCCCGCCATGCGAGTTGGTTTGATCGTCGATTCCGCGTGTGATTTACCGTATGAATTCAGCAGAAAACACGACCTGTTCATCCTTCCCGTTACCGCCGTTATAGACGGCCAGACCTACATTGACGAGCACGACCCGGTCCGTACCCAGGAGTTCTATCAGAGTGGCCTGTTACAGAAAGGCCACGAGGCGGAAACCCGCGCGTTCAGCGCAGAGCAGATCCATGACCTGTTCATGGAGAAGATCGTGACCCAGTTCGATCTTGCCATCTGCGAAACGGTTACCAAGACTCGCAGCCTGATTTTCCAGAACGCCACCGAGGCCATGAACAGCGTTCTGTCGAACTATGAACGGGCCCGGGCCGCGGCCGGTCGGGATGGCCGGTTTTTCATGCGGGTTATCGACAGCAAACAGATTTTTGCCGGTCAGGGGCTTCTGGCGGCACATACCCTACGCCTGATTGACCAGAAACTGGCCAAGAACGCCTTGCGGCATGAGGTGGAAACCTTCACCGACAAGATCTACACCTGTGTGATTCCACGGGATCTGCACTACATCCGGGAGCGGGCCCGCCGCCGCGGCGACAAGAGTGTGTCGGCGCTGGTCGCGTTTCTTGGCAAGGCCCTGAATATTACCCCGGTCATCTTCGGCCAGGGCGCAGAGGGCCAGCCGGTTGCCAAGACCCGGAGTTTCGATGTGGCGGTGGAGAAGGTGATGAACTACGCGGCCGCCCGGGTGGAAGCTGGTCTGCTGACACCCTACGTGAGTCTTTCCTGCGGGCTGACCTGGACCGAGATTGAAGATCTTCCGGGCCTGAACCGCCTGCGCGATGCCTGTGAGCGCAACGGTGTTGAGCTGCTGCTTTCCCAGATGGGCATTACCAGCAGCATCTATGTGGGCCCCGGCAGCCTGTGCCTGGCCCTGGCCGCCGAGCCCCACAGCTTCAGCGATTTCCAGTAGCCTCTTCAAAACA
This genomic interval carries:
- a CDS encoding acyl-CoA synthetase, with product MTSIFDQGLAPVDANYAVQSPIDFIERTATVYPEYPAVIHGAIRYTWAQTYERCRRLASALQGRGIGRGDTVAVMLPNIPAMVESHFGVPMIGAVLNTLNVRLDAEAIAFMLEHGEAKVVIADREFGEVIRDAVSRLDTKPLVIDVDDPEYGEGVQVSDLDYEAFLREGDPAFQWQFPENEWDAISLNYTSGTTGNPKGVVYHHRGAYLNALGNQAVWSMDMHPVYLWTLPMFHCNGWCFPWTITAMAGTHVCLRRVDPEKILQLIRDHQVTHMCGAPIVLNALLNVPESAKAGIDHEVKSMTAGAAPPAQVIGAIEEMGIQVTHVYGLTEVYGPVTVCAWKSEWDALPLHDRARKKARQGVRYHTLGGTMVGDPNTMEPVPKDGKTIGEIFLRGNTVMKGYLKNPKATEEAFRGGWFHTGDLAVWHEDGYMEIKDRLKDIIISGGENISTIEVEDTLYRHPAVLEAAVVARPDEKWGETPCAFVTLKPEAGQVTEEDIITFCREHLARFKVPKTVVFSELPKTSTGKIQKFVLRDQAKELD
- a CDS encoding metal-dependent hydrolase — its product is MTISSTPEGVSVEPRHLRFDVSEDLKTLWHGNDAFRTAFFNALSLQFPDGEQQFINAVRLYRDRIEDPKLKAEIRGFIGQEALHSREHREYNDALKARGYDIDALDRRFRKHMEWVGKLPPSRQLAGTCGAEHYTAVLANAILRHPEWMEGASPTMARLWRWHAIEETEHKSVAFDVYRECVGNERLRRIVFLFVTWNFFKYTFLNTCSLLKTDGKLWSLRTWLGGINFLWGKPGVLRTCLPEFLAYFRKGFHPWQQDNRDLLERTLKELELAPPAR
- a CDS encoding DegV family protein → MRVGLIVDSACDLPYEFSRKHDLFILPVTAVIDGQTYIDEHDPVRTQEFYQSGLLQKGHEAETRAFSAEQIHDLFMEKIVTQFDLAICETVTKTRSLIFQNATEAMNSVLSNYERARAAAGRDGRFFMRVIDSKQIFAGQGLLAAHTLRLIDQKLAKNALRHEVETFTDKIYTCVIPRDLHYIRERARRRGDKSVSALVAFLGKALNITPVIFGQGAEGQPVAKTRSFDVAVEKVMNYAAARVEAGLLTPYVSLSCGLTWTEIEDLPGLNRLRDACERNGVELLLSQMGITSSIYVGPGSLCLALAAEPHSFSDFQ